Below is a window of Leucobacter sp. Psy1 DNA.
TCACCCATCGAGGATCGCATCCTCCTCGTCGGCGTCGGTCGGGCCGCGACGACGACGCCGCTCCTCGCGACGACGGTCCTGGCGATCGACCTCAGAACTGCCGGCGTTGAGGTTGCGGTACTCCTGACGGGCGGCGTAGACGACGCCGGAGACGGCGATCACGATGAATACGTACCACTGGAGGGCGTAGGAGAGGTGCGGGCCCTCATCCCGCTCGGGGGGCGCGGGGAGGACCCCGTGGTCACCGGCCGGGGCCTCCGCGACGAGCATGCCGTATGCCGCGATGTAACTCGAGTCCTCGGCGTCCGCCAGTTGCGCGAGTTCCGGAAGGTCGATGCTGCCAACGGTCTGGCCTACGGTACTCCTGCCGGGAACCTCCGGCTCGCTCGCTCGCAGGCGCGCTTCGACGGTGACCTCTCCCTCCGCAGGAACGGGGATCTGATCGGGCGTCGTGCCGTCTGCGCCGACGGGCGCCCATCCGCGATCGACGAAGAACACGTCGCCGCTCTCGGTCAGCAGCGGCTGGATGAGGGCGACGCCCACCCCCTCGGGACCCGGGCGGTTCCGAGCCAGGAACGTGTCACCGAGGTATTCGCCGGTGACTTCTACGGTGCGCCACTTCTGCACCCCGTCGTCGTAGCTGTCGAGCGTCGGCAGCTCATCACCCAGCGGCACCGCCGGAGCCCCATAGTTCGCGTCGATACGCGCGATCTCGGCTCGCGCTTCGGC
It encodes the following:
- a CDS encoding SURF1 family protein, coding for MTTAPPETVHAREREPEHGDPVGWSFLRSRRWIGYYAMLLVFAVACVLLADWQFDRRAEARAEIARIDANYGAPAVPLGDELPTLDSYDDGVQKWRTVEVTGEYLGDTFLARNRPGPEGVGVALIQPLLTESGDVFFVDRGWAPVGADGTTPDQIPVPAEGEVTVEARLRASEPEVPGRSTVGQTVGSIDLPELAQLADAEDSSYIAAYGMLVAEAPAGDHGVLPAPPERDEGPHLSYALQWYVFIVIAVSGVVYAARQEYRNLNAGSSEVDRQDRRREERRRRRGPTDADEEDAILDG